The DNA segment TTCCACAGAAAAAGTATCAAGGTTTAATCGATTGCGTCCACCGCCTGATGTTGCCCGAGAAGATTGGCTGTCTTCTTTTACTCAAGACACGTATGCAGGTAGCAGCGAAGTAGGTTACCATCACAGAGGATCCAATTTGGAAGAATTACTTGAAAAACAAGCTGACCTGATAAGATATTTAAGAGATCACAATGATAAACTGAGTCATAGAGTGATGTTGATGGTAACTCAACGTAGACTGGCTGAAACATAAGATTACGATCTACTTTACTAAATATAAATCTTAAACGAAGCCTGTCGGCATACAACTGTAAGATCAGAAGTAAAAGGTGAACCTTTATTTTATCTAAGTTTGTTCGTTTCCATTCTCATGacgatatatttattttatttctatgctctttgtttcttctcttttctACCAGAAGTGTAGTTTCTCCCTTTCATCGTGATCTACTGACATTTAACACTTTTTCTGACTTAAATTGCATAGAAATTAGTATTTATTATACcattaatttgaaattttctttgtCCTGAATTGGGATTAGGAAGAATGTTATGTTATAAGATATCGAAAATCACTTCTGTGATAGAAAATGTATATATCCAGTCGAATAAagtatatttttttcaatataCAATACTTACAATTGTGCAATTGTTCCTAATTTTGTGTAACatgttcatttccatgttacgaaCCTGCCCCTTAATTAGCATAGCAACGACCTTTGAAACGTAACATTAATTTTTCAAAAGTATACTCTCTGCAATCAACACTTTTGTAAATTAATGACAATAAAAATAGCTATTCATTTATTCTGTATTGCATTTTTTTTATTGGCGAGTTGGAAAAATATACGTTtagtattaaaaattaatttgccAAAGTTACACAATACACATATGCAGCGTTAATACAGCGAAAACAAACGTGGAAATCAGTGTTGGTCACATGCTCGATTTGTTACGTACGATTGCGTTGAAAAACTTTTTAGTAACAGCAACGTTAATCTATATAGAATATTTCTAtttgtatttatatttatttttacataTGCATATGTGCATACATATTCTATAAATGCCTAATAATATCTATTTGTGTACGAATGCAAATCTGATGCAACATGCATGCAGAGGCAAGAAGAATCGTACTTGTGATTCGTTGACCCTTTATATTTCGCTAACATTTCATATTTTACAACACACTGCAAAACAAGATTATCCTTAATGATAATATTTTCCTTTTTACTGTATATGACTGCACTATAAGGCTTCTTACGGAGAGATGAACACCGTAGATGATACATCACGTTAAGAACGAAATCTATTTACAGACGGTTTACGCATATTGCTGTAAGCTCAGGGTCCTACGCTATTATCTGTATCTATGCCTATGGCGTATAAAACTatttacttatatatatatatatatatatatgtatatggaaCACCCAAAATGTACAACACTATAAAACGTAGAAGCTTGTACTTCGTCAAGATGTACAGCATATAGTCGTGATTACGATGATTCGCAtcaaaatgaaaatattttataaaccACAATGTACCGAAAACATCGATGAAATCAAAGCTTCTCGCTACACTGGTTCGTTCTTAAAAGTTTGTACTACGTTTAGGCCAGTCATTTTTGCTGTGTGTGCACAACAGGCACGATAGtccttttatttttaaatttaacAAATTTATGCCATTATTGTCGTAAAGAAGAAGTGTTCCAGACTTCATAACGTATCCAAGTGTCGAGATTATTTCTTTGATACAATCAACTGGTGTTCGAATTAATTTTACCTTTACTGCCGAATTTTTGTTATCTATTCACGTAATCGTTCTTTGAAAACGTTAAGGACTAACAATCGCGCCTCAATTTGTTCCTCTGATGATGATCGAGTTTTAATCATACTCTCCTCTAGAACTAGAAAATAATTGAATTAAAGGTTTAATACCAATTTACTTATACACTTTTTATCGTTTCTGCTCAGAACAGTGCCCTAATCGCCCCTGTTCAAAAATAATCTGAATAAATTTTGTTTCTAcggaaatattataaattaatctGTAACGATAGAAATACGTTTGTTAAAAAAATACAGCTTTCTTGACGTTTATTGTTCTACTCTATGTTGAATTACGATTTCAGTGTCGCGTAAATACTCTTTTTTTTAGTCGCACAGTTCTTTACGGAACGTTTCCAATGTGCCTTTTTCCATTCAAATAGTCGGCGCGCATCGCCAAAGGCGCAGTGGTCCCAATCCTACGATGCTTTACACACGATAATCACAGATAGAATCAGATAGAATCACGCGTGCGTCGCTCCAACTACGTTTCCGGTCGCCGAGAGTTGCTCCTCGGCCTCCATCATCTTTAACTTTCTCACTACTTGGGCATGCTCCTCGAGTAGCCTCGCGAATTCCCCTCTCCTAGTTTCGGCTTCCACTTGCATTTGTTTAATCTTTTCTCTAGGACCACCTGGACTGTCCAAAGGAGTTTGGGACGATGAATTCTGAGAACTGCTGTCATTCGATAGGCCATCGAAATCCGAGCTGTCGCTCGATATCGAATGGGAATCTACGTCATCCACGATCAAACTGTGAATTAAGAATTACATATATTTAATGATAGAGAAATAGAGCTACGCAATATTGATATTACGGACGGACACGTACACGCGCACACAAAATGACaagtaaaagagaaaaaaaaagttcaTACAACTGTTATTAAAAGATAAACTTCAAGTTTCAAATTGTATAACGAAAATCGAAGAGAACATTGCGTTTCTCTCGAATTTTAGTTTCGTGATTAAACAGCTCAACTCTGCCTCTAAGGAGGACGTGATTTTCGTAGTTGGTCTGAACTATCGACATTCTGCCCTGCGGCATTGTAGTGGCAACAATTGCCGCTTGCGTCAATGTTACGTCATTGGTACTGGAGCACGTAGTCTAGGCTATGGATAACGGATTGATTTTACGTGAAATACTGTCTTAAAATATCATTAATATTTCAGGAACATTCAACGAGGGTACAAAGTGGATACATGACTTTTCATTATCGAAACGAAAGTTTGTAAAATTTTTTACAGCCGGAAAAAAAgaagtgtaaaaaaaaaaaaagaaacaaattcgTTATCCATAACCATTAGCCATCCAAATGCTGACATTTCTTTGTTTACCACAAACTTAATGGTTAGGGATCTCGTGCATCAGATCGGATCGGGTAGGGCATCAAGATGATATAGTATAATTTCACGATATCGATTACTACCCACGCTGGTATTTCCGGTAAAGCTACAGAAAGGTCGTATTGGAAATTTACTCCTACGAAAATTCTGGAAATAACAGACTTTCGAGTGCGCGTTTGTAAACGCGTGCATGATTGGGTTAGGATAACCGAATCTATTCCCAGATACATACACGTTCCAACTGGAATCCAGGagtttaacattttttttttacttctctCACACGAAATACATTTCATACAACCTGCATAGATTAGTTCATTAAAAGAGATGTTTTGGATACAATTTTGCTAGCGCTTACCTGAATGCCCCGTAAATT comes from the Xylocopa sonorina isolate GNS202 chromosome 1, iyXylSono1_principal, whole genome shotgun sequence genome and includes:
- the LOC143424610 gene encoding uncharacterized protein LOC143424610 isoform X2, encoding MVRGSLPDIAVTMASGREIYGAFSLIVDDVDSHSISSDSSDFDGLSNDSSSQNSSSQTPLDSPGGPREKIKQMQVEAETRRGEFARLLEEHAQVVRKLKMMEAEEQLSATGNVVGATHA
- the LOC143424610 gene encoding uncharacterized protein LOC143424610 isoform X1, which encodes MPIYTPSILWAQVQHIISQLRNINGSLPDIAVTMASGREIYGAFSLIVDDVDSHSISSDSSDFDGLSNDSSSQNSSSQTPLDSPGGPREKIKQMQVEAETRRGEFARLLEEHAQVVRKLKMMEAEEQLSATGNVVGATHA